The genomic window TAAATTTATAGAAGATAAGTTTCCAATGATGGGTGTAGAAGTAGAAGAGATTAGGGAAGAGGAAGGTGAGAAATTAATATCTTTTTCTGTCAATCCAAATAGACCTGATTATTTAAGTGTTGAAGGGTTAGCAAGAGGTTTTAGAGGATTTATTGGTATTGATCCAGGGATGAGTAAATATGATGTTGAGAAAAGTGATGTGAAACTCTATGTTGAAAATGTAAAAACAAGGCCTTATATAGCTATGGCATTAATAAAAGGGATAGTTATTGATAACTATGTTTTAGAGAGTATAATAAATCTTCAGGAAAAACTTCATTGGGTTATAGGAAGGGATAGAAAAAAAGTAGCTATTGGAATTCATGATTTTGATAAAGTAAAACCTCCATTTTATTATAAAGAAGTTGATAATATCTCATTTGTTCCATTAGGATATAATGAAGAAATGAGTGCTGAAGAAATATTAGAGAAACATGAAAAAGGAATAAAATATAGACATTTGATTAAGGGCAAGTATCCTATAATTTTAGACAGTGAAGGGAATGTTTTATCATTTCCTCCAATAATAAACAGTGAATTAACAAGGGTGACTGAAAGAACAAGGAATCTATTAATAGATGTTACTGGGACTGATAAGGTTGCTGTTGAGAAAACATTAAATATATTAGTAACAGCATTAGCTGAAAGAAAATATAGCAAGATTCATAGTGTTGAGGTCATTGGAAAAGAAAGAGAAATTTATCCAAAGCTGAAAGAAGAAACAATTGTGGTAAATCCTGATTATATTAATAAAATTTTAGGAACAAAGCTACAGCCAGGAATTATGATAAATTATCTAAGAAGGGCTAAGTTAGATGCAGTATTTAGTGAAAATAAGCTTATTGTTTATATTCCTCCATATAGAGTAGATATCTTCAGTGAGGTTGATATTGCAGAGGAAATTGCTATAGCATATGGATATGATAAATTTAAAGGAGTTTATCCAGAAATTGCTACAATAGGGGAGTTGGATAAATTAGAAAAGAGATGTGATTTTATAAGAGAAATTATGATAGGTTTAGGATTTTATGAAGTTATTAATTTAATACTAACCAATGAAAAAGTGTTATTTGAGAAAATGAAATTAAAAGGAGATTATATAGAAGTGTTAAAACCAGCTTCTATAGAGCATAGGATTTTAAGAACCTCCATTCTACCATTAATTATGGAAACCTTAAAAATTAATGAACATAAAGAATTACCAATAAAAATTTTTGAAATAGGAGATTGTGTTATATTAGATGGGAATAGAGTAAGGGAAATTAAAAAAATAGCTGGAGCAATAATGAGTAATGAAACAAACTACAGTGAAATAAAAAGTCATGTTGAAGCTCTTTTAAGAGAGTTAAGGATAGATTATGAAATAGATAGATATGATCATCCATCATTTATTAAGGGTAGGTGTGCTAAAATAATAAAAGATAAAAGAGTAATTGGCTACTTTGGAGAAATCGATCCAGAGGTTTTGACCAATTTTGATTTAGAATTTCCAGTGTCTGCTTTTGAACTTCTTATAGAATAGATTTTTACATATTTTAAGAATAATTTTTCATAGTAAATTATTTATATTAGTTTAGTAAAGTATATATTCCAAAACCTATATTAAAGAATATGCATTTATTCTAATATTTTTTGAATAGAATTTAAAGGTGATAGAATGGAAAAATACGAGAGGGCTGCAGAGGTTTTTAAAGCTTTTGGAGACCCAACAAGGTTAATGATATTAAAACTATTAGCAGAAAATGGAAGTATGTGTGTTTGTAAGATCATAGAAGAATTAAAAAAACCACAGCCTACTATTTCCCACCATCTAAATATTTTAAAGAAAGCAGGAATAGTTAGAGCAAGAAAAGAGGGAACTTGGAACTTCTATTATATAACAAATGATAAGGTTAAAGAGATAATTAAATTAGTAGATGAGTTATAGGGTTAGCTTTTTTTAAAATTAATCTTAAATTTTAAATTCTTACTCTTTTTTAGGTGATCATAATTGAATGTTGAAGAAGAAATTAGAAGAATAGAGGAAGAATTGAGGAGAACTCCTTATAATAAAGCTACACAAAAACATATAGCTAGATTGAAAGCTAAATTAGCAAAACTTAGAGAGCAGGCACAGGGAAGAAAAAGTGGGGGTGGAGGAAAAGGTTATGCTGTTAAAAAAAGTGGAGACGCCACAGCAGCTTTTGTGGGATTTCCTTCAGTAGGGAAATCTACTCTTCTAAACAAGTTAACCAATGCTAAGTCTGAAGTAGGGGCATATGCTTTCACAACATTAACTATTGTTCCTGGAATTTTAGAATATAAAGGGGCAAAAATTCAACTCTTAGATGCCCCTGGAATTATAGCAGGAGCTTCAGCTGGAAAAGGGAGAGGTACAGAGGTTTTATCAGCTGTTAGATCAGCTGATTTAATTTTACTAACAGTAGATATCTTTACCTTAGACCACCTCCCTATAATTGAAAAAGAACTTTATAATGTAGGTATTAGGTTAGATCAAAAACCGCCAGATGTAAAAATAAAAATTAAAGATAGAGGAGGAATTTCTGTAAATTCTACTGTTCCTTTAGATATAGATGAAGATGAGATTAGAGCTATTTTAAATGAGTATAAGATACACAATGCTGATGTTATTATTAGAGAACCCATAACTGTAGAACAATTTATAGATGTTGTTACAGGTAATAGGGTTTATATACCATCTTTAGTTGTGGTTAATAAGATAGATTTAGCTGATGAAAATTACATAAAATATATTGAAGAGCGGCTAAGAGAATTTGGGAAGGATTATGTGCTTGTTTCAGGTAATAAGGGTATTAATTTAGATCTATTAAAAGAGAAAATTTATAATAAATTAGGGTTTATAAAAATATATTTAAAACCACAGGGTAAAAAGCCAGATTTTGATGAACCTTTAATAATGAGAAAAGGAGCTACTGTTAAAGATGTTTGTGAAAAACTTCATAGAGATTTTGTTAAAAACTTCAGATATGCATTAGTTTGGGGAAAATCTGTTAAGCACCCTGGACAAAGGGTTGGATTAGATCATAAGTTAGAGGATGAGGATATATTAACTATTGTTATAAAAAGATAATTTAAATATATAAATGATGAGGAGCTTCTTTTCTTTTCTCTAATATCTTTTTTAAAGCCCATTCTAAGTCTTCTTTACTAACATAATTCCTATCTTCCAAAATAGCCCTATGTAAAGCTGGTTTTAAGAACTTTTCTTTAATATCTCTACCACTGAAACCTTTTGTTTTATCAACAAACTCTTTTAAATTAGCTTTAACAGGTATTGGCATCTTTTTAGCATATAGCTCCATTATTTTTAATCTCTCTTCATCATTTGGTAATTTAAACTCTATTTCTTCCTCAAATCTACTTCTTAAAGCAGGATCTAACATTGATGGATTATTGGTAGCTCCAATAGTAACTACACCTTCATGTTCTTTTATTCCATCTAATTCAGTTAATAGTGCATTAACAACTTCAGATACATCTCCTCTTAAAGACTGATATTCCCTACTTAACCCTATAGCATCCAATTCATCTATAAATATAATGCATGGAGCTGATTCAGAAGCTTTCTGATAAAGTTCCCTTATCATCTTAGCAGCATCACCAACATGCTCCCCTATCAACTCTGGAGCTTTGACCAATAAGAAAGAGGAATTTGTTTCAGTAGCTAATGCTCTAGCCATTAATGTTTTTCCAGTTCCTGGTGGGCCATAGAAAAGTATATTTTTAGGAGCCCATTCTCCAAAGAGTTTTGGATTCTCTAAATATTTCATAATAATCTTACATTTCTTTTTAGCTTCCTCCTGCCCTATTATCTCATCAAATCTTGCTTTTTTAAAGTGTGTTCTAATAATCTTTTTTGGTGTTTGCAATTTAAAAACTGTTTCACTTGTAATCATACCTCCTTCTTTTGGATAAGTTGAAACTACTTTAAATGCATAGTCAGGTAAGATAGAGTTATCAAATAGATAATCCCCTTCTTTAACAATCTCTCCTATCCACTGGTCTCTTGCATAGATATTAAATAAAACTGGATCATCCGTGGTGACTCTAACATTTTCATTACTGACTTTAATTGGAAATCCTACAGGTTCTAAAACAACTAATTTTAGAGATGGAATGGGGTCTTCATAAGTTTTGATTTTAGAAAAAGATTTTATTTTTAAAGGATTGATACTTATTTTACTCACATCTCTCACCAAATAAAAATTAATTATTTAGGGTTAATTTATATATCTACAATGAGATATTAATAACTTTCTAATACATATATAAAAATATATCGATAAGGTTGAAAACATGAGTCTTGACTTGTTTTTCTTCCTACTCTTCATGTTCCTTTTCTTATATCCAGAGTTGATGTGGAGATATAGAATAGTGAGAAGGTTAAAATGTATAAAAGATTTAGAAAGAGAGAGGAAAAGTAGAGTAATTGCTATGATTCATAGGCAGGAAGTATTATCATTTTTAGGAATTCCTATTTATAAATATATAACTATAGAGGATAGTGAAGAGATACTTAGGGCAATAAGATTAACTCCTGAAGATATGCCTATAGATCTAATCATCCACACCCCAGGAGGAATAGCATTAGCAGCTGAGCAGATAGCTTTAGCATTAAAAGAGCATCCTGCTGAGACAAGGGTTATTATTCCTCACTATGCTATGAGTGGAGGAACATTAATAGCATTAGCAGCAGATAAAATCATAATGGATAAAAATGCTGTCCTTGGGCCAGTTGATCCTCAACTTGGACAGTATCCTGCAGTTTCTATCTTAGAAGCATACTGTATGAAAGGAGAAAAGCTTAATGATGAAACTTTAATATTAGTTGATATTGCTAGAAAAGCTATTAAACAGATGGAAGAGTTCGTATATAATTTATTAAAAGATAAATATGGAGAAGAGAAAGCTAAAAAAATAGCTAAAATATTATCTAATGGGAAATGGACACATGACTATCCTTTAACTGTACAAAAATTAAAAGAAATTGGAATTGAAGTAGATACAAATGTTCCAAAAAAGGTTTATGAACTCTTAGATCTATATCCACAACCAAGAGGAGCAAAACCATCTGTTTATTATATCCCTATCCCATATAAAAAAGAGGGGAATAATGAAAAAGATTAAAATTGGAGAGTTAGAGTTTGAAGTAATAATAGCTGATAATATTATAAAAAGGGCATTGGGTTTAATGTTAAGAGATATTAAAGATAAGGCTATGCTATTTTTATATAAAAGAAGAAAAGTGTCTATCCATACATTTTTTATGTTCTACCCAATAGATGTAGTTTTTATTGATAATTATAGAGTTGTTGATGCTGTTAGATTAAATCCTTGGAGCTACTATAAATCAAAAGAGTATTCAACAGCAATGTTAGAATATAAGTGTAGGGAAATTGAACCAAAAAAATTAATAGGAGAAATAGTTATTTTTTATTAAGATGCTCTAATATCACTTTCTCAATATCTTCTACATTATCTATAACATATATCCCATCCATTTCTCTAAGCTTATTGACATTTTCTACATCTTCTTTTCTAATGTAAAGCTTTAATTTCTTACCTCCAGGAATTATAGTTTCTATCTCCCCAACTCTATTATCTGGGGGAAAAATATAAACAGGAACTTTAGCTTTAACTGCCTGAGCTACAGAGTTTGTTATTAATGTATCAGCAATACAGTGAGCAATTTTAGCCACAGTATTAGCAGTAGCTGGAGCTACTATAAAGAGGTCATATTTTCCAGTTTGTAATTTTCCAGGTAAAAATGGAGCATTTGCATCTACTTCAACTCTCACATCATAAAACTCGTCTTTTAAAAGATCCCAAAGTTTATACCACTTTAAAACAACTTTCCCACTTTTTGATGTATATACATCAATATCTAAATTATATTTATTTTTTAGTTTTATCATAAGATTTACTACCTCTTCTATCTTATCTCCACAACCAGTTATTCCCCATGCAATTTTCATATCTATCACCAAAAATTTTAAAACATAAATTAAGATATCTTAAGCTTACATAAATAAGTTTAGGTGAAGAAAATGAAAGTAAAACTATTTGAAGATTTGGGATTTAAAAGGCAAAAGTGTGAAAAGTGTGGAAAGTATTTTTGGAGTATTGAAGAAAAGGATATTTGTGATGACTGTGATAAATATTCTTTTATTGGTAAAAAGGTGACTAAAAAATCTTTTGATTATGATGAGATGGTTAAGGAGTTTATAAAATTTTTTGAAGAACATGGTCATAGACATATAAAAAGAGCTCCTGTTGTAGCAAGAAGATGGAGAGATGATATATTATTAACAATTGCTTCAATTGCTGTTTTTCAACCATGGGTTACTAAAGGGCTTATTAAACCAAAGGCTAACCCTTTAGTAATAGCTCAACCATGTATAAGATTAAATGATATTGATAATGTAGGTAGAACAGGAAGGCACTTAACATGCTTTACCATGGGAGGCCATCATGCATTTAACACCCCTGAAAACTACATTTATTGGCAGGATGAAACAGTTGAACTTTGTTATAAATTTTTTAAAAGATTAGGTATAGATGAGAAAAAAATAATATTTGTTGAAAGTTGGTGGGAAGGAGGAGGAAATGCTGGACCATGTTTTGAAGTATTAACTCATGGTGTTGAATTAGCTACATTAGTTTTTATGCAATATGAAAAGATTGAGAATGATTATAAAGAAATTCCTTTAAAAATAGTTGATACAGGATATGGAATAGAGAGATTTGTTTGGATTTCACAAGGAAAGGAAACAATATATGATGCAATATTTGGAAATATAGTTGAGAAATTGAAAAAGGAGGTAGGGGTTGAGGAGATAGAAAGAGGGATATTAAAAAATATAACTGAACTTTCTGGAATTATGGATATAAGTGATGCTAAGGATCTTAGAGAGTTAAGAAAAAAGGTAGCTGAAAAAGTAGGAATGGATGTAGAGGAGTTAACAAGATTGTTAGAGCCATATGAAAATATATATGCTATTGCTGATCATACAAGAGCTTTAGCATTTATGCTTGGGGATGGGATAGTTCCTTCTAATGTTCAAGAGGGGTATTTAGTTAGAATGTTGATAAGAAAAACACTAAGACATATGGATAAGCTTAACTTATCTTTACCAATAACTGAAATAGTTAGAATGCAACTCAACAGTTTAAAATCCCTATATCCAGAGCTTTTAGAGATGGAAGATTACATTATGGATGTTTTACAAATTGAGGAGAGAAGATATAGAGAGACTCTGAAAAGGGGAGAGGGAATAGTTAGAAGATTGTTAAAGAAAAAAGATATTTCTTTAGATGATCTAATTGAACTTTATGATAGCCATGGATTGCCTGTAGAAATTGCTAAAGAGATATTAAATAAATATGGGAAAGATATTGATATCCCTGACAACTTTTACACACTAATAGCAGAAAGACATGAACATAAGAAAATAGAAAAGAAAAAAGAAAAACTGCCTGAAGTTGATGTTCAAGAGACTGAGCTATTATTTTATAAATATCCAAATGATAAAGAGTTTGAAGCAGAGATATTAAAAATTGTTGATAATTATGTGATACTTGATAGAACACTTTTCTATCCAGAAGGAGGAGGACAAAAGGCAGATAAAGGAAAAATAATAAAAGGAGATAAGGAATATGAAGTTATAGATGTTAAAAAGGAAAATAATATTGTATATCATAAACTTAAATCTGTTGAAGGATTAAAAGAGGGAGATAAAGTTAAGGGGGTTATTGATTTTGAAAGAAGATTAACATTAATGAGGCATCATACAGCAACACATATTGTTAATGCCGCATGTCAAAGAGTTTTGGGCAAGCATGTTTATCAAGCTGGATCAGATGTTGATGTTGATAAAGCAAGGTTAGATATTACACACTATAAAAGAATTAGCAAAGAAGAGTTAAAAGAAATAGAAAAGTTAGCCAATGAAATTGTTCTAGGTAATTATAAAGTTGAATCAGTATTTATGGATAGAAATGAGGCTGAAGAGAAGTTTGGATTTAGAATATATCAAGGTGGTGTAGTTCCAGGAGATGTGTTAAGAATTGTGATGATCAAAAATGATGAGCTAATAGATGTCCAAGCATGTGGTGGAACACACTGCCAAAATACTGGAGAAGTTGGAATGATAAAGATTATAAAAACTGAAAGAATTCAGGATGGTGTTGAAAGATTAATTTATGTCTCTGGTTTAAGAGCTTTAGAGTATGCTAACACTTTAGAAGATATATTAGATAAAAGCTCTAAAATATTAAGATGTTCTTATGAAGATTTACCAAAATCTTTAGAAAAAATATTTGAAGAAAACAAAGAGCTGAATAAAAAATTAGAAGAGATGAGAGAGAAATTAGCTGAACTAAAAAAATATGAGTTGTTAGATAAATTTGAAAAAATTGGAGATTATGAAGTTTTAATTGAGTGTGTTGATGCCGAACCAAAAGACTTGTTAAGCTTAGCTGACAACTTAGCTATTGGAAATAGAATAGTTATTTTAACAAATAATAAAGGCTTTATACTATGTAAAAGAGGGGAAAAAGTTGATGTTAGTATGAATGAATTAATTAAGGCTATAGCCAAAGGAGGAGGAAAGGAACATTTAGCACAGGGAAGATGTGAGAGAAAATTAGAGGAAATAAAAGAGATAGTTAAGAAATTTTTAAAAGAGTAAAATTTATTTTTTAATTTTAAAATAATTTAATTTTATGATAGTTGAAATAGATGGATATTTTATTGGTTTAAAGTTTAAAGATGATTATTTAGTAGCCAATACTATCCCTTTAAAATCTAAACCCAAAGGTTTTGGAGAACTTTCTGATGAATATTTAGATATAGCAGAGATTATATTAAAGCTCTATTTTGCTAAAATGTCAGATAAAGAGGCTAGGAAGAAGGTTAAGCACAAATTGTTAGTTAGCCCATTTATAAAGAAGGTTTTAATATTTATAACAAATATTCCTATGGGAAAAACTGTAACTTATGGGGATGTGGCAAAAGCATTAAACACTTCTCCAAGAGCTGTAGGAAGGGCTCTAAATAAAAACCCTCTACCTCTTTTATACCCATGTCATAGAGTTGTAGCAAAAGATTCTTTAGGAGGGTATGCATATGGCTTAGAAGAGAAGAAGGTGATATTAGATAGAGAGATAAAAAATTTTAAATATAAATAAAGATAAATCTATATAATGTGAGATTATGCTTGGATATTTTTATATCATTTTAGGGGTGATTATTGTTGCCATTGAATCTATAATCCCTGGGTTGTATTTTCCCGCCATTGGGATAGCTTTAATTGTTTATGGTATTTTGTTAATTCTTTTCCCAAATCCAATATTTGATGTTATTTCAGCAATTTTAGCAGGGGTTATTACAGCAATTATTCTTTATTACTTTGTCTATTCTGTGAAAGTAAATGTAAAGGTTGGTGTTGAGGGGTATGTGGGTAAAAGAGGAAGAGCAGTAGAGGATTTTAAAGAAGGATATGGAAGGGTTGAAATAGAGAACCAAACTTGGTTAGCTAAAAGTGAAGATGAAATAAAGAAAGGAGATAAAATAGAAGTTATTGGTTATGAAGGGGTTCATTTAATTGTTAAGAAGGTGACAAAATGATAATATTTTGGATTATTTTAGGAATATTAGTTTTAATTATTATAACAAGGAGTATAGTTGTAGTTAAACAGTATGAAGGGGGTTTAATATTTAGACTAGGGAAAGTTGCTGGAAGATTAATACCTGGTATTAATTTTATTATCCCATTTATAGATGTTGTGCAAAAGGTAGATTTAAGAACAAGAGTAGTTGATATCCCCCCACAAGAAATGATAACAAAAGATAATGCTGTTGTTAGAGTTGATGCTGTTGTTTATTATAGAGTTATAGATGTCATTAAAGCTCTTTTAGAAGTAGAAGATTATGAATATGCTATTATTAACTTAGCTCAAACCACTTTAAGGGCAATAATAGGCAGTATGGAATTGGATGAAGTGTTAAATAAGAGGGAATATATAAACTCAAAATTATTAGAAATATTAGATAAAGAAACAGACCCTTGGGGAGTTAGAATAGAGAAGGTTGAAGTTAAAGAGATTGACCCTCCACAAGATATAAAAGAGGCTATGGCTCAACAGATGAAAGCTGAGAGATTAAAGAGAGCTAAGATATTAGAAGCTGAAGGAGAAAAACAGAGTAGAATATTAAAAGCTCAAGGAATTGCTGAAAGTCTAAAAATAGAAGCTGAAGGTAAAGCAAAAGCTATTCAAATAGTTGCTGAAGCTGCTAGAAACTATTTTAAAGAAGAAGCTCAATTGTATAAGGCATTAGAAGTAGCAAATAATGTATTAAAAGAAAATAGTAAATATATTATCTCTGAAAATGTCTTAGATTTAGCAAAAAATATTATTAAAAAAAGAGATTAAGATTTAATTTCATTGTAAGCATTGAAATCAAATATTACTTCTTTAGCTTTTTCATCAGAAACATCTTTTAACATATTTTTCATTAATCCTTGGTTATTCATAGCTTTTACAAATTCTAATATTCCTGGTAAGAATGTTTCAATTCTCCAATCATATTTAATATATTTAACAGATTCTTTTTCAACATTCTCATCTACTCCTAACCACTTTGTTGAAGCCTCTGCAGCAAGATCCCTATTTTTGTTTATTTCTTCAGTAGCATATCTCAATAGTTTAGCAAAAGTTATAATAGCATCTCTTTTCTCTTTTAGAGATTTTTCTGAAGCTACAACACAGCAACATGGATGGTTTTTCCAAGTACCTCCATTAGATTTTGGTAAATCTTGACTATAAACTATTGCTTTTCCTACACCTTTACTCTTTAAAATCTCTGGCATTGGTTCCCAAGCTATAACAGCATCCAACTGTTTTTGAGACAGCATTTGTGGCATTGATCCTTGTCCTTTACAATTAACTAACAATACCATTGCCTTTTCATTAGGATTTTCAGTATAGCTAATTCCTGAAGCTTTTAAGGCATCTTTTATCATAACATATTGAATAGATGTTGGCAGCGGATGTCCTATTTTAACTTGCTTACCCTCTTTATATTGCTCCTTTATCCAATTAACAAACTCTTGCCAATTATTTGCAGGTATATCCTTTCTAACTACTACTGCTGAACCTTCTCCTTGTAAGCACATTATGATCTTTCCATTACATCCCTTATCAATATAGAATACTGCAGGAGGTACTCCATTTAAACCAATATCTAGCTTCCCTTGAGCTAGTAAGTTCATTATGTCTGCTCCACCAGTTTTTATTAGATAAAGTTCAATATCTGCTATCTTCTTATCATTTTTATACAATTCATACTTTTTTTTAGGTTCAACTTCTTTTAAATAAATACCATATTTTTTGAAGATTTCTGGATGATAGCATGCCACAAATAGGGCTGCATGGTGGTCAGTAGGTAGGTAACCAACAGAGATTTTAACCACTCCATTGTTTTCTTCTACAACTTTTTTTTCCTGACACCCTGCTAAAGCTATTGCTGCACTGACAAATAAGAGGCTAATTAAAATTACCATAGTTTTTCTCATGATATCACCAATATATCATTAAGATAAATCCTTATATAAAAATTTTTATTTTTTTAATAATTATTAACCTATAAAGGAAACCAATGTTGTTGTTTTTTCTATACACAACTCCAAAAAGTATATATATATCTATTTTCTATTTTATAGAATGCTTAAGGTGCAGGGGTCGCCAAGCCTGGCCAAAGGCGCCGGACTTAAGATCCGGTCCCGTAGGGGTTCGTGGGTTCAAATCCCACCCCCTGCACCATTTTTTATTTTAGACAATAATATTCATAAATTTAAATATATGATAGAAAATTTTTAATCTCTTTTTTAACTATTTTAAATATTAAAGTTTTATGTTCTGGTGAAGCTATGGATCTATTAGAGAAATTATTAAAAGGAGAGATAAAGCCATATATGCTAGAAAAATATGTTGATGCTAAAAAAGCTACTGAAATTAGGAGAAAGTTTATTGAGATAAGGACTAATACAAAGTTAGAGCATGTAGCTAAGTATAGTATTAATGAAGAAATGGCAATGAAAAAAAATATAGAAAACATGATTGGAGCTATCCAAATACCTCTTGGATATGCTGGGCCAATAAAGATTAATGGAGAATATGCTAATGGTTATTATTACATCCCTTTAGCTACAACAGAAGGAGCTTTAGTAGCTTCAGTAAATAGAGGATGTTCAGTTGTAACAAAGTGTGGAGGGGTTACAGTTAGGGTCATTGATGACAAGATGACAAGAGCACCATGCTTTAAAACATCTTCTGTTGTAGAAGCAATAGAGTTCAAAAAATGGCTAATAGATAATTTTAAGAAAATAAAAGAGATAGCAGAATCAACAACAAGACATGGAAAACTTATAAAAATAGATCCAATTTTAATAGTTGGAAGGTATGTATATCCAAGATTCTGCTTTAAGACTGGAGATGCAATGGGTATGAATATGGTAACTATTGCTGTTGAGAAAGTTTGTGAATATATTGAAAAAGAACTTAATATAAAAACCGTTTCTGTCAGTGGAAATGCCTGTGTAGATAAAAAGGCAAGTGGCATGAATTTGATAAATGGTAGAGGTAAAAGTGTGGTAGCTGAAGTATATTTAAAGAGGGAAGAAGTTGAAAAATATTTAAAAACTACACCTGAAGCTATAGCTGAAGTAAATAGATTAAAAAATTATATAGGCTCAGCTATTAGCAACAGTATAGGTTTTAATGCACACTATGCAAATATTGTTGGGGCAATATTTTTAGCTACAGGGCAGGATGAAGCTCATATAGTTGAAGGCTCTTTAGGAATAACAGTGGCTGAA from Methanocaldococcus villosus KIN24-T80 includes these protein-coding regions:
- the pheT gene encoding phenylalanine--tRNA ligase subunit beta — translated: MPTVNVKKYDLERLVNMPLDDKFIEDKFPMMGVEVEEIREEEGEKLISFSVNPNRPDYLSVEGLARGFRGFIGIDPGMSKYDVEKSDVKLYVENVKTRPYIAMALIKGIVIDNYVLESIINLQEKLHWVIGRDRKKVAIGIHDFDKVKPPFYYKEVDNISFVPLGYNEEMSAEEILEKHEKGIKYRHLIKGKYPIILDSEGNVLSFPPIINSELTRVTERTRNLLIDVTGTDKVAVEKTLNILVTALAERKYSKIHSVEVIGKEREIYPKLKEETIVVNPDYINKILGTKLQPGIMINYLRRAKLDAVFSENKLIVYIPPYRVDIFSEVDIAEEIAIAYGYDKFKGVYPEIATIGELDKLEKRCDFIREIMIGLGFYEVINLILTNEKVLFEKMKLKGDYIEVLKPASIEHRILRTSILPLIMETLKINEHKELPIKIFEIGDCVILDGNRVREIKKIAGAIMSNETNYSEIKSHVEALLRELRIDYEIDRYDHPSFIKGRCAKIIKDKRVIGYFGEIDPEVLTNFDLEFPVSAFELLIE
- a CDS encoding ArsR/SmtB family transcription factor, which gives rise to MEKYERAAEVFKAFGDPTRLMILKLLAENGSMCVCKIIEELKKPQPTISHHLNILKKAGIVRARKEGTWNFYYITNDKVKEIIKLVDEL
- a CDS encoding OBG GTPase family GTP-binding protein, with amino-acid sequence MNVEEEIRRIEEELRRTPYNKATQKHIARLKAKLAKLREQAQGRKSGGGGKGYAVKKSGDATAAFVGFPSVGKSTLLNKLTNAKSEVGAYAFTTLTIVPGILEYKGAKIQLLDAPGIIAGASAGKGRGTEVLSAVRSADLILLTVDIFTLDHLPIIEKELYNVGIRLDQKPPDVKIKIKDRGGISVNSTVPLDIDEDEIRAILNEYKIHNADVIIREPITVEQFIDVVTGNRVYIPSLVVVNKIDLADENYIKYIEERLREFGKDYVLVSGNKGINLDLLKEKIYNKLGFIKIYLKPQGKKPDFDEPLIMRKGATVKDVCEKLHRDFVKNFRYALVWGKSVKHPGQRVGLDHKLEDEDILTIVIKR
- a CDS encoding AAA family ATPase; protein product: MSKISINPLKIKSFSKIKTYEDPIPSLKLVVLEPVGFPIKVSNENVRVTTDDPVLFNIYARDQWIGEIVKEGDYLFDNSILPDYAFKVVSTYPKEGGMITSETVFKLQTPKKIIRTHFKKARFDEIIGQEEAKKKCKIIMKYLENPKLFGEWAPKNILFYGPPGTGKTLMARALATETNSSFLLVKAPELIGEHVGDAAKMIRELYQKASESAPCIIFIDELDAIGLSREYQSLRGDVSEVVNALLTELDGIKEHEGVVTIGATNNPSMLDPALRSRFEEEIEFKLPNDEERLKIMELYAKKMPIPVKANLKEFVDKTKGFSGRDIKEKFLKPALHRAILEDRNYVSKEDLEWALKKILEKRKEAPHHLYI
- a CDS encoding SDH family Clp fold serine proteinase, producing MSLDLFFFLLFMFLFLYPELMWRYRIVRRLKCIKDLERERKSRVIAMIHRQEVLSFLGIPIYKYITIEDSEEILRAIRLTPEDMPIDLIIHTPGGIALAAEQIALALKEHPAETRVIIPHYAMSGGTLIALAADKIIMDKNAVLGPVDPQLGQYPAVSILEAYCMKGEKLNDETLILVDIARKAIKQMEEFVYNLLKDKYGEEKAKKIAKILSNGKWTHDYPLTVQKLKEIGIEVDTNVPKKVYELLDLYPQPRGAKPSVYYIPIPYKKEGNNEKD
- a CDS encoding DUF192 domain-containing protein — its product is MKKIKIGELEFEVIIADNIIKRALGLMLRDIKDKAMLFLYKRRKVSIHTFFMFYPIDVVFIDNYRVVDAVRLNPWSYYKSKEYSTAMLEYKCREIEPKKLIGEIVIFY
- the afpA gene encoding archaeoflavoprotein AfpA — encoded protein: MKIAWGITGCGDKIEEVVNLMIKLKNKYNLDIDVYTSKSGKVVLKWYKLWDLLKDEFYDVRVEVDANAPFLPGKLQTGKYDLFIVAPATANTVAKIAHCIADTLITNSVAQAVKAKVPVYIFPPDNRVGEIETIIPGGKKLKLYIRKEDVENVNKLREMDGIYVIDNVEDIEKVILEHLNKK